The Lysobacter enzymogenes genome window below encodes:
- a CDS encoding NAD(P)(+) transhydrogenase (Re/Si-specific) subunit beta, whose protein sequence is MDVLSTVVKLSYLVAATLFLLGLQRMASPVSARSGIRWAGAGMIIATVATLFLPGLHNLGLIATALLLGTAAAWISGKKVAITDMPQMVALYNGMGGGSAAAIGAVELLRLAAQMPADPLQAQLERGVIAMHTPTVALVLAVVGAAIGAVSLSGSVIAWAKLDGRLDKRVVFPGQQAFNAVVALAVVVLGIAAFMTLNVGVIIAFFVAALALGVLMTLPIGGADMPVVISLYNAFTGLAVAFEGYVLGNEALIIAGTMVGAAGMLLTRLMAKAMNRPISGVLFSNFGGGGQAQEIAGTQKPIEAGDVAAMMAFAERVVIVPGYGLAVAQAQHKIWELAQKLMDRGVKVKFAIHPVAGRMPGHMNVLLAEAGVPYDLIADMDDINPEFATTDVSLVIGANDVVNPVAKTDPASPIYGMPILDVVNSRNTIVIKRGKGTGFAGIENALFYADNTRMLYGDGAEMASALVSELKALDGGH, encoded by the coding sequence ATGGACGTCCTTTCGACTGTAGTGAAGTTGAGTTATCTGGTCGCCGCGACCCTGTTCCTGCTCGGCCTGCAACGCATGGCTTCGCCGGTCAGCGCGCGCAGCGGCATCCGCTGGGCCGGCGCGGGCATGATCATCGCGACCGTGGCCACGCTGTTCCTGCCGGGCCTGCACAACCTCGGCCTGATCGCCACGGCCTTGCTGCTGGGCACCGCGGCGGCGTGGATCTCGGGCAAGAAGGTCGCCATCACCGACATGCCGCAGATGGTCGCGCTGTACAACGGCATGGGCGGCGGTTCGGCGGCGGCGATCGGCGCGGTCGAACTGCTGCGGCTGGCCGCGCAGATGCCGGCCGACCCGCTGCAGGCGCAGCTCGAACGCGGCGTGATCGCGATGCACACGCCGACCGTGGCGCTGGTGCTGGCGGTGGTCGGCGCGGCGATCGGCGCGGTGTCGCTGTCGGGTTCGGTGATCGCCTGGGCCAAGCTCGACGGGCGCCTGGACAAGCGCGTGGTGTTCCCCGGCCAGCAGGCGTTCAACGCCGTGGTCGCGCTGGCGGTGGTGGTGCTCGGCATCGCCGCGTTCATGACCCTCAACGTCGGCGTCATCATCGCCTTCTTCGTCGCCGCGCTGGCGCTCGGCGTGCTGATGACCCTGCCGATCGGCGGCGCCGACATGCCGGTGGTGATCTCGCTGTACAACGCCTTCACCGGCCTGGCCGTGGCGTTCGAAGGCTATGTGCTCGGCAACGAGGCGCTGATCATCGCCGGCACCATGGTCGGCGCGGCCGGCATGCTGCTGACGCGCTTGATGGCCAAGGCGATGAACCGGCCGATCAGCGGCGTGCTGTTCTCGAACTTCGGCGGCGGCGGCCAGGCGCAGGAAATCGCCGGCACCCAGAAGCCGATCGAAGCCGGCGACGTCGCCGCGATGATGGCCTTCGCCGAACGCGTGGTGATCGTGCCCGGCTACGGCCTGGCGGTGGCGCAGGCCCAGCACAAGATCTGGGAGCTGGCGCAGAAGCTGATGGACCGCGGGGTCAAGGTGAAGTTCGCGATCCATCCGGTCGCCGGCCGCATGCCCGGGCACATGAACGTGCTGCTCGCCGAAGCCGGCGTGCCGTACGACCTCATCGCCGACATGGACGACATCAATCCCGAATTCGCCACCACCGACGTGTCGCTGGTGATCGGCGCCAACGACGTGGTCAATCCGGTCGCCAAGACCGACCCGGCCTCGCCGATCTACGGCATGCCGATCCTCGACGTGGTCAATTCGCGCAACACCATCGTGATCAAGCGCGGCAAGGGCACCGGTTTCGCCGGGATCGAGAATGCGCTGTTCTACGCCGACAACACCCGCATGCTGTACGGCGACGGCGCGGAGATGGCGAGCGCGTTGGTGTCGGAGTTGAAGGCGCTCGACGGCGGGCATTGA
- a CDS encoding NAD(P) transhydrogenase subunit alpha: MSDGFVALYIFMLAAIAGHVIISRVPVILHTPLMSGSNFIHGIVLIGAIIVLGHADTLLEKAIGFVAVLLGAGNAAGGYVVTERMLEMFKSSKAPGGKAGG, encoded by the coding sequence ATGAGCGACGGGTTCGTGGCGCTGTACATCTTCATGTTGGCCGCGATCGCCGGCCACGTAATCATCTCGCGGGTGCCGGTGATCCTGCACACCCCGCTGATGTCGGGTTCCAACTTCATCCACGGGATCGTGCTGATCGGCGCGATCATCGTGCTCGGCCACGCCGACACCTTGCTGGAAAAAGCCATCGGCTTCGTCGCGGTGCTGCTCGGCGCGGGCAACGCCGCCGGCGGCTACGTGGTGACCGAGCGCATGCTGGAGATGTTCAAGTCCAGCAAGGCGCCGGGCGGCAAGGCGGGCGGTTGA
- a CDS encoding RNA polymerase sigma factor yields MPPLPEPEPAPARLPASLEEFLAGLGSRAFRFAELGLRHREDALDAVQDAMMKMLGYRERPAQEWTPLFWSILRSRIVDVQRRRAFRLRWLLPAARNEDDSPADWADDGPDPQRAHDGREAYGRLAQALQQLPRRQREAFSLRVLEELDVATTARAMGCSEGAVKTHLSRAREALQRQLEEWR; encoded by the coding sequence CTGCCGCCGCTGCCCGAGCCCGAACCGGCGCCGGCGCGGCTGCCGGCCAGCCTGGAGGAATTCCTCGCCGGCCTGGGCTCGCGCGCGTTCCGCTTCGCCGAACTGGGCCTGCGCCACCGCGAGGACGCGCTGGACGCGGTCCAGGACGCGATGATGAAGATGCTGGGTTACCGCGAGCGTCCGGCGCAGGAATGGACGCCGCTGTTCTGGAGCATCCTGCGCAGCCGCATCGTCGACGTGCAGCGGCGCCGGGCGTTCCGCCTGCGCTGGCTGCTGCCGGCGGCGCGCAACGAGGACGACTCGCCGGCCGACTGGGCCGACGACGGCCCCGACCCGCAGCGCGCCCACGACGGCCGCGAAGCCTACGGCCGGCTGGCGCAGGCGCTGCAACAACTGCCGCGGCGACAACGCGAAGCGTTTTCGCTGCGGGTCCTGGAAGAACTCGACGTCGCCACGACCGCGCGGGCGATGGGCTGCAGCGAAGGCGCGGTGAAGACGCATCTGTCGCGGGCGCGCGAAGCGCTGCAGCGGCAATTGGAGGAATGGCGATGA
- a CDS encoding DUF3106 domain-containing protein: MRRTFFRRAGLALALAALAAPALAAPPAPASASASAANLPAWDQLSQAQREQLIAPMRDRWNTQPDERQKMLDRARRWQQMTPEERREARNGMKRWEGLDPEERGQMRALFAKMRGLDDNGKRALMEKWRAMTPEQRRAWVQANPPPPKPHGDHPFGPPPPPPPRN, translated from the coding sequence ATGCGCCGTACCTTCTTCCGCCGCGCCGGCCTCGCGCTCGCCCTGGCCGCGCTCGCCGCGCCGGCGCTGGCCGCGCCGCCGGCTCCTGCCTCGGCCTCGGCTTCGGCCGCCAACCTGCCGGCCTGGGACCAGCTCAGCCAGGCCCAGCGCGAACAACTGATCGCGCCGATGCGCGACCGCTGGAACACCCAGCCCGACGAGCGCCAGAAGATGCTCGACCGCGCCCGCCGCTGGCAGCAGATGACGCCCGAGGAGCGCCGCGAGGCGCGCAACGGCATGAAGCGCTGGGAAGGGCTGGATCCGGAGGAGCGCGGGCAGATGCGCGCGCTGTTCGCCAAGATGCGCGGCCTCGACGACAACGGCAAGCGCGCGCTGATGGAGAAGTGGCGCGCGATGACGCCCGAACAGCGCCGCGCCTGGGTCCAGGCCAACCCGCCGCCGCCGAAGCCGCACGGCGACCATCCGTTCGGGCCGCCGCCCCCGCCGCCGCCGCGCAATTGA